A part of Onthophagus taurus isolate NC chromosome 7, IU_Otau_3.0, whole genome shotgun sequence genomic DNA contains:
- the LOC111422856 gene encoding borealin isoform X2: MPRTKRGKSTSTKSTTSIKLPKSSLRAFNESFMEGADMILEHIDARLEKEIAQIQIFFQGVKMQKSSCLNKTVEEMIATGFLSLSNLNSLSTTSNLAGAAISTVKKSNGNQGRSSRLRNKSKDDEAGSRTSSLTRESKTKKTMTVKKNTRRSKSCSNNNGPVINYTTPSNKPQNFGYITPKVKLNTPQALLRRPDMGEMAFSVQGSPLMTSDTQPKNANINIPLKNGQVVSIQPFGMLNDSQVPELDSHMMEQMNTLQKNLMKFIEKNMKK, from the exons ATGCCAAGAACAAAACGTGGAAAATCTACTTCTACTAAGTCCACTACAAGCATAAAGCTGCCAAAGTCCTCACTAAGAGCCTTTAATGAATCATTTATGGAAGGAG CTGACATGATTTTGGAGCATATAGACGCCAGACTTGAAAAAGAGATAGCCcaaatacaaattttctttcaaGGAGTGAAGATGCAAAAATCAtcatgtttaaataaaacggtAGAAGAAATG ATAGCAACTGGTTTTCTTTcactttcaaatttaaatagttTGTCTACTACTTCGAATTTAGCAGGTGCTGCAATTAGCAcagttaaaaaatcaaatggtAATCAAGGAAGAAGCAGTAGATTACGAAATAAATCTAAAGACGATGAAG CTGGAAGTCGTACAAGTTCTTTAACACGTGAATCAAAAACCAAGAAAACAATGACGGTGAAGAAAAATACTCGCAGATCAAAATCTTGTTCAAACAACAATGGTCCtgtaattaattatacaaCACCATCCAATAAACCACAAAATTTTGGTTATATTACAccaaaagttaaattaaacaCACCACAAGCCCTTTTACGGAGACCAGATATGGGAGAAATGGCGTTTTCTGTACAAGGAAGTCCATTAATGACGTCTGATACTCAACCAAAAAAtgcaaatattaatattcCTTTGAAGAATGGTCAAGTTGTCTCCATTCAACCGTTCGGAATGTTAAATGATTCCCAAGTTCCCGAACTTGATTCTCATATGATGGAACAAATGAATACCCTCCAAaagaatttaatgaaatttattgaaaaaaatatgaaaaaatga
- the LOC111422856 gene encoding borealin isoform X1, protein MPRTKRGKSTSTKSTTSIKLPKSSLRAFNESFMEGADMILEHIDARLEKEIAQIQIFFQGVKMQKSSCLNKTVEEMIATGFLSLSNLNSLSTTSNLAGAAISTVKKSNGNQGRSSRLRNKSKDDEGYLTAGSRTSSLTRESKTKKTMTVKKNTRRSKSCSNNNGPVINYTTPSNKPQNFGYITPKVKLNTPQALLRRPDMGEMAFSVQGSPLMTSDTQPKNANINIPLKNGQVVSIQPFGMLNDSQVPELDSHMMEQMNTLQKNLMKFIEKNMKK, encoded by the exons ATGCCAAGAACAAAACGTGGAAAATCTACTTCTACTAAGTCCACTACAAGCATAAAGCTGCCAAAGTCCTCACTAAGAGCCTTTAATGAATCATTTATGGAAGGAG CTGACATGATTTTGGAGCATATAGACGCCAGACTTGAAAAAGAGATAGCCcaaatacaaattttctttcaaGGAGTGAAGATGCAAAAATCAtcatgtttaaataaaacggtAGAAGAAATG ATAGCAACTGGTTTTCTTTcactttcaaatttaaatagttTGTCTACTACTTCGAATTTAGCAGGTGCTGCAATTAGCAcagttaaaaaatcaaatggtAATCAAGGAAGAAGCAGTAGATTACGAAATAAATCTAAAGACGATGAAG GTTATCTTACAGCTGGAAGTCGTACAAGTTCTTTAACACGTGAATCAAAAACCAAGAAAACAATGACGGTGAAGAAAAATACTCGCAGATCAAAATCTTGTTCAAACAACAATGGTCCtgtaattaattatacaaCACCATCCAATAAACCACAAAATTTTGGTTATATTACAccaaaagttaaattaaacaCACCACAAGCCCTTTTACGGAGACCAGATATGGGAGAAATGGCGTTTTCTGTACAAGGAAGTCCATTAATGACGTCTGATACTCAACCAAAAAAtgcaaatattaatattcCTTTGAAGAATGGTCAAGTTGTCTCCATTCAACCGTTCGGAATGTTAAATGATTCCCAAGTTCCCGAACTTGATTCTCATATGATGGAACAAATGAATACCCTCCAAaagaatttaatgaaatttattgaaaaaaatatgaaaaaatga